The following nucleotide sequence is from Azoarcus sp. CIB.
GGGATCAGCAGCCGACGCACGTCGGTCAGCGCGATCTCCTCGTCCAGCGTCCCCAGCGCGAGCGACTTCACCGCCGCGCGCAGCTCCGCATAACCGCCCGGCCAGGGCTGCGCGCGCAGCGCGTTCAGCGCCGCCGTCGAGAAGTGGCGGCGCGGCACCTCGCCGGCCTCCACGAGGTGCAGCAGGAGCTGCGCGGCGATCTCGGGCAGGTCGTCACGCACATCCGCGAGCGAGGGCGGCGCCAGGCTCACCTCGAACAGGCGCACCGCAAGCGACTCCTCCCAACCTTCGCGCACCAACGACTCCAGCGTATGGTCGGTCGCGACCACCAGGCGCAAGTCGTAGCGCTCCAGCCGTTCCAGCGCGAACGCGAGGTTCTTCTGCTGCGTGCGCGACAAGCGCGCGAGCTCGCCGACGAACAGCACGCCACCCTGGCCGGCCTGCAGCTGGTTCACGTCCAGCGGTACCGATACGGCGGCAAGATCCAGCCACGACGACGCCTTCGGCTGCACGCTGCGCGCCGCGAGTTCCGCGATGCTGCCCTGCCCCACGCGCAGCAGCAGCACGCGCGAATTGACCACCACCTGCTGCACCAGCCGCGCCAGTTCGCGCAGCGGCGCCGAGCGCGTGAAGGCCGCGAGCGTCAGCGGCGCCGGCGCACCGGGTGCGGCCGGGCGCTGCAGGCCGCGCTTCACCGCCGACAGCAGCTTCTGCAGGCCGATCGGCTTCTCCAGATAGTCGATCGCGCCGATGCGCGTCGCCTCGACCGCCGTGTCTATCGTGCCGTGTCCGGACATCATCACGACCGGCATGTTGAGCTGGCCGTTCGCCGACCACTCCTTCAGCAGCGTGATGCCATCGGTATCGGGCATCCAGATATCCAGCAGCACCAGGTCCGGACGCCGCGCATTGCGCACCGCACGCGCCGC
It contains:
- a CDS encoding response regulator, whose amino-acid sequence is MANILIVDDEVGIRELLSEILRDEGHDVVLAENAAAARAVRNARRPDLVLLDIWMPDTDGITLLKEWSANGQLNMPVVMMSGHGTIDTAVEATRIGAIDYLEKPIGLQKLLSAVKRGLQRPAAPGAPAPLTLAAFTRSAPLRELARLVQQVVVNSRVLLLRVGQGSIAELAARSVQPKASSWLDLAAVSVPLDVNQLQAGQGGVLFVGELARLSRTQQKNLAFALERLERYDLRLVVATDHTLESLVREGWEESLAVRLFEVSLAPPSLADVRDDLPEIAAQLLLHLVEAGEVPRRHFSTAALNALRAQPWPGGYAELRAAVKSLALGTLDEEIALTDVRRLLIPSTEGAVAVSLDQPLREAREAFERLYFEHHLRLEGSNMTRLAEKSGLERTHLYRKLKQLGLHGSRRTEEA